Proteins from one Nicotiana tabacum cultivar K326 chromosome 23, ASM71507v2, whole genome shotgun sequence genomic window:
- the LOC142177231 gene encoding uncharacterized protein LOC142177231 — translation MTDTGNRMVTPESGVPQTLEPPQLVHWMQDDEDKLKALKYGPYTFNNRPMMLKQWEPDFDISKETNRIVPIWVLLPGLPIQYWATENLGRIASYLGKLVCTNKLTTQGDRISYAKILVDIDISQPLPEYVLIEDEKSGYKEQRLEYEWKPSYYMGLGKLNRKGWKWSWCNKREATKRIYSNIDWVFGNPQWFILYIGIEAFYDCPGVSDHSPIIISTDRVKQILPKPFRLLNAVMQHREFKEVVQQIWGQTIEGYAMYSVRRKLKLLEQSTNTNREFSSLERKINPIRDELKGVQEQLSTDLFNNQLSTKEKELLHQIEKWEGIHEQIIKELPNDKSPGIDGYLAEFFKQYWDTIGSEITEAVLEFFANGKMLKSVNCTTVTLVSKVASPTYVKGYRHIACCTTLYKVIAKILTGKLKIVVDYIVGPAQSVFIEGRNILDNVILAHELVKGYTQKCVSPRCLIKVDIRKAYDSMEWPFLKMVLLEYGIPAKFVDMIMECVTTVSYSLLLNGGLTPKFQAKKGLRQGDPMSLYLFVLVMEYLNRSLKTLEQIPDFNYHPRADRISIQLILQAFHHFYVVTGLKENMEKSSFYVAGVNEEFKASIL, via the exons ATGACGGATACAGGAAATAGGATGGTTACACCGGAATCGGGGGTTCCCCAAACCCTAGAACCACCTCAATTGGTTCACTGGATGCAAG ATGATGAAGACAAGTTGAAGGCATTAAAGTATGGACCATACACATTCAATAATAGACCTATGATGCTAAAACAATGGGAGCCGGATTTTGACATAAGCAAAGAGACCAATCGTATTGTTCCTATATGGGTATTACTACCTGGGTTGCCGATACAATATTGGGCAACTGAGAATTTAGGCAGAATTGCAAGCTACCTAGGTAAACTTGTATGCACTAATAAGTTGACAACACAAGGGGATAGAATTTCATACGCTAAAATTTTGGTGGACATAGATATATCACAACCGCTCCCTGAGTATGTATTGATTGAAGATGAAAAGAGTGGTTACAAGGAGCAGAGATTAGAATATGAATGGAAGCCTTCTTATT ATATGGGATTGGGGAAGCTGAATAGGAAGGGATGGAAATGGTCATGGTGTAACAAACGAGAGGCAACAAAAAGAATTTACAGTAATATTGACTGGGTGTTTGGGAATCCTCAATGGTTCATTCTTTATATTGGAATTGAAGCTTTTTATGACTGTCCTGGTGTATCAGACCATTCACCAATTATCATAAGTACTGATAGAGTTAAACAGATATTGCCCAAGCCATTCAGATTGTTAAATGCAGTAATGCAGCATCGAGAATTCAAAGAAGTAGTGCAACAGATTTGGGGACAGACTATAGAGGGATATGCCATGTACTCAGTACGAAGGAAATTAAAATTGTTAGAGCAGAGTACAAACACAAACAGAGAATTTTCCTctttggaaaggaaaataaacCCAATAAGAGATGAGTTGAAAGGAGTACAAGAGCAACTGAGCACAGACTTATTCAATAATCAATTGAGCACAAAGGAAAAGGAGTTATTACATCAGATAGAGAAATGGGAAGGCATACATGAACAG ATAATCAAAGAGCTTCCCAATGATAAATCCCCGGGAATTGATGGTTACTTAGCTGAATTCTTTAAACAATACTGGGACACTATTGGTTCAGAGATCACAGAGGCAGTACTTGAGTTCTTTGCAAATGGAAAGATGTTGAAAAGTGTGAATTGCACTACTGTTACATTGGTGTCTAAAGTAGCAAGCCCTACTTATGTTAAAGGATACCGGCACATTGCATGTTGCACCACTCTATACAAGGTGATAGCTAAGATCTTAACAGGGAAGCTAAAAATAGTGGTGGACTACATAGTGGGGCCTGCACAATCTGTATTCATTGAAGGGAGGAATATATTAGACAATGTAATTCTGGCCCATGAATTAGTCAAAGGATACACACAAAAATGTGTATCTCCCAGATGTTTGATCAAGGTGGATATAAGAAAGGCATATGACTCAATGGAGTGGCCATTTCTAAAGATGGTTCTGTTAGAGTATGGAATTCCTGCCAAGTTTGTTGATATGATAATGGAATGTGTTACGACTGTAAGCTATTCATTGTTGCTTAATGGAGGGTTGACACCTAAATTTCAGGCCAAAAAGGGATTGAGACAGGGGGATCCTATGTCTCTCTACTTGTTTGTGTTGGTTATGGAATATCTCAATCGAAGTTTGAAGACACTTGAACAAATACCAGATTTTAATTACCATCCAAG AGCAGACAGAATATCAATACAGCTAATTCTTCAGGCATTCCATCACTTTTATGTTGTAACTGGACTAAAAGAAAATATGGAAAAAAGCTCTTTCTATGTGGCTGGAGTAAATGAGGAATTCAAAGCCTCAATCCTCTGA